One Curtobacterium sp. MCLR17_007 DNA window includes the following coding sequences:
- a CDS encoding F0F1 ATP synthase subunit B yields MQHALIIAAEENINPLIPPVYDIVWSAVAFVIIFVVFWRVVTPRITKMLDERTEAIEGGIKKAEAAQEQAAAALDEYNKQLADARAEASRIREQARADATAIGNEVREQASADAARITSNAQAQIEAERQSALQSLRTEVGSLALDLASGVIGESLKDDAKATAVVDRFLADLESSKNADVSEVQASQAETER; encoded by the coding sequence ATGCAGCACGCACTCATCATCGCGGCGGAGGAGAACATCAATCCGCTGATCCCCCCGGTGTACGACATCGTGTGGTCCGCGGTGGCCTTCGTCATCATCTTCGTGGTGTTCTGGCGTGTCGTCACGCCGCGCATCACCAAGATGCTCGATGAGCGCACCGAGGCCATCGAGGGCGGCATCAAGAAGGCCGAAGCCGCTCAGGAGCAGGCCGCGGCCGCGCTCGACGAGTACAACAAGCAGCTCGCCGACGCCCGTGCCGAAGCCTCGCGGATCCGCGAGCAGGCCCGTGCCGACGCGACCGCCATCGGCAACGAGGTGCGCGAGCAGGCTTCGGCCGACGCAGCGCGCATCACGAGCAACGCCCAGGCGCAGATCGAGGCAGAGCGCCAGAGCGCGCTCCAGTCGCTCCGCACCGAGGTCGGCTCGCTCGCACTCGACCTGGCGTCGGGTGTCATCGGTGAGTCCCTCAAGGACGACGCCAAGGCCACCGCGGTCGTCGACCGCTTCCTCGCCGACCTCGAGTCGTCGAAGAACGCCGACGTGTCCGAGGTCCAGGCGTCGCAGGCCGAGACGGAGCGCTGA
- the atpB gene encoding F0F1 ATP synthase subunit A, whose translation MRAPTQETALLSHALPLSLTAAANTVAAGSSKAAEFHGPSINEFFPEAIFFAGTPFEIDRVVIIRFIAVAVLLVFAFVGTRALKLVPNRGQAFIEYGFDVVRRNTFDNLGEKDGKRFLPLLATIFFGVLFMNLTGLIPFMNLAGTSRIAMPMILAIVAYVAFIYAGLRKHPGTFLRNSLFPPGVPWYLYIIVTPIELVSTFVLRPITLTLRLLMNMVVGHLLLVLFFSATQFFFFDASLGFKAFGVGTIAFGIAFSFFEILVALLQAYVFMLLTAVYIQLALADEH comes from the coding sequence GTGCGCGCGCCGACACAGGAGACAGCGCTGCTATCCCACGCTCTTCCCCTGTCCCTCACCGCTGCGGCCAACACCGTTGCGGCGGGGAGCAGTAAGGCCGCCGAGTTCCATGGCCCGTCGATCAACGAGTTCTTCCCGGAGGCGATCTTCTTCGCCGGGACGCCGTTCGAGATCGATCGTGTCGTCATCATCCGCTTCATCGCGGTCGCAGTGCTGCTCGTCTTCGCGTTCGTGGGGACTCGCGCACTGAAGTTGGTCCCGAACCGGGGTCAGGCGTTCATCGAGTACGGCTTCGACGTCGTGCGCCGGAACACCTTCGACAACCTCGGCGAGAAGGACGGCAAGCGCTTCCTGCCGCTCCTCGCGACGATCTTCTTCGGCGTGCTGTTCATGAACCTGACGGGACTGATCCCGTTCATGAACCTCGCCGGCACCAGCCGCATCGCGATGCCGATGATCCTGGCCATCGTCGCCTACGTCGCCTTCATCTACGCGGGGCTGCGCAAGCACCCGGGCACGTTCCTCCGGAACTCGCTCTTCCCGCCCGGGGTGCCGTGGTACCTCTACATCATCGTGACGCCGATCGAGCTCGTGTCGACCTTCGTGCTCCGACCGATCACGCTGACGTTGCGACTCCTGATGAACATGGTCGTCGGGCACCTGCTGCTCGTCCTGTTCTTCTCGGCCACGCAGTTCTTCTTCTTCGACGCCTCGCTCGGCTTCAAGGCGTTCGGTGTCGGCACCATCGCGTTCGGCATCGCGTTCAGCTTCTTCGAGATCCTCGTCGCGCTGCTGCAGGCCTACGTCTTCATGCTCCTCACCGCCGTCTACATCCAGCTGGCGCTGGCCGACGAGCACTGA
- a CDS encoding F0F1 ATP synthase subunit delta gives MRSATRSALTSTQAVLADLGSSADLESGAEILAAGRVVAGAPQLLTLLADPTADVVGKKSVVDRVFAGQSDATRAVLTAVAGSRWSSQQDLLAGIEDAGIRAVAATAGTGSSIEAELFAFETAVRSDAGLELALGTKLGSPEQKSALVERLIGSKSSPQTVTILSALVQQPRGRRIGELVRDASRIVADQAAKVVATVITAVPLSDSQAARVARGLSERYGKDIIVNHVVDPAVVGGVRVQVGGDVIDGTVSTRLADLRLQLAG, from the coding sequence ATGCGGAGCGCCACCCGTTCAGCACTGACCTCCACGCAGGCGGTGCTCGCCGACCTCGGCAGCAGCGCCGACCTGGAGAGCGGTGCTGAGATCCTCGCCGCAGGGCGAGTGGTCGCCGGTGCGCCGCAGCTCCTGACGCTGCTGGCCGACCCGACCGCCGACGTCGTCGGCAAGAAGTCGGTCGTCGACCGGGTCTTCGCCGGACAGTCCGACGCCACGCGCGCCGTGCTGACCGCGGTGGCCGGCTCGCGCTGGTCGTCCCAACAGGACCTGCTCGCCGGCATCGAGGACGCGGGCATCCGCGCCGTCGCCGCGACTGCGGGGACGGGCAGCTCGATCGAGGCGGAGCTCTTCGCCTTCGAGACGGCCGTCCGTTCCGACGCCGGCCTCGAGCTGGCGCTGGGGACCAAGCTCGGTAGCCCGGAACAGAAGAGCGCGCTCGTCGAGCGCCTCATCGGCAGCAAGTCGTCGCCGCAGACCGTGACGATCCTGTCGGCACTGGTCCAGCAGCCGCGAGGTCGACGGATCGGCGAGCTCGTCCGCGACGCCTCGCGCATCGTGGCCGACCAGGCAGCGAAGGTGGTGGCCACGGTGATCACCGCCGTGCCGCTGTCCGACAGCCAGGCCGCCCGCGTCGCCCGCGGTCTCTCGGAGCGCTACGGCAAGGACATCATCGTCAACCACGTCGTCGACCCCGCGGTCGTCGGCGGGGTCCGGGTGCAGGTCGGCGGCGACGTCATCGACGGCACCGTGTCCACGCGCCTCGCCGACCTCCGGCTCCAGCTCGCCGGCTGA
- the atpE gene encoding ATP synthase F0 subunit C produces MDATTVLAEINGNIATVGYGLAAIGPAIGVGIVVGKTIESVARQPELQGRLTTLMYIGIAFTEALAFIGIATYFIFTN; encoded by the coding sequence GTGGACGCAACGACCGTTCTCGCGGAGATCAACGGCAACATCGCGACGGTTGGCTACGGCCTCGCTGCGATCGGCCCGGCCATCGGCGTCGGCATCGTCGTCGGCAAGACGATCGAGTCCGTCGCTCGCCAGCCCGAGCTCCAGGGCCGCCTGACGACCCTCATGTACATCGGTATCGCCTTCACCGAGGCCCTGGCCTTCATCGGTATCGCGACGTACTTCATCTTCACCAACTAA